CCCGGCGCACAGGCCGGGCATGTCCAAACCAGGACAGCTCAGTGTGTATCGAGCAACGCAAGCGCCTCGCGGCTCAGGCGTTCGACCGTGGCCCAGTCGCCGCTATCGAGGGCAGCCTTGGGCAGCATCCAGCTACCGCCTGCGCACATCACATTGGGCAAGCGCTGGTAATCGTTCAGATTGTCCGGGCCGACGCCACCGGTTGGGCAAAAGCGCGCATCCGGGAACGGGCCGGCGAACGACTTGAGCGCATCCACGCCACCGCACACCTTGGCCGGGAACAGCTTGAAACGCCTCAGCCCATAGCGATAGGCCGCCATGATCTCCGAAGCGGTGGCCACTCCCGGCAGCAGCGGCACCGGGCGAGTGACTGCGTACTGCA
The Pseudomonas triclosanedens DNA segment above includes these coding regions:
- a CDS encoding bifunctional 4-hydroxy-2-oxoglutarate aldolase/2-dehydro-3-deoxy-phosphogluconate aldolase encodes the protein MSEQHIQQIDALARRARILPVITIDREADILPLADALAAGGITVLEVTLRTPFGLTAIRQLSAERPELLVGAGTVIDPLTFRQAEEAGAKFIVTPGCTDELLQYAVTRPVPLLPGVATASEIMAAYRYGLRRFKLFPAKVCGGVDALKSFAGPFPDARFCPTGGVGPDNLNDYQRLPNVMCAGGSWMLPKAALDSGDWATVERLSREALALLDTH